A stretch of the Mustela nigripes isolate SB6536 chromosome X, MUSNIG.SB6536, whole genome shotgun sequence genome encodes the following:
- the NDP gene encoding norrin has translation MRNHVLAASFSMLSLLALMGDTDSKTDSSFMMDSDPLRCMRHHYVDSISHPLYKCSSKMVLLARCEGHCSQASRSEPLVSFSTVLKQPFRSSCHCCRPQTSKLKALRLRCSGGMRLTATYRYILSCHCEECSS, from the exons ATGAGAAATCATGTACTAGCTGCATCCTTTTCTATGCTCTCCCTGCTGGCGCTAATGGGAGATACGGACAGCAAAACGGACAGCTCCTTCATGATGGACTCGGACCCTCTACGCTGCATGAGGCATCACTATGTCGATTCTATCAGTCACCCATTGTACAAGTGTAGCTCAAAG aTGGTGCTTCTGGCCAGATGCGAGGGGCACTGCAGCCAGGCGTCACGCTCTGAGCCCTTGGTTTCCTTCAGCACTGTCCTCAAGCAGCCTTTCCGCTCCTCCTGTCACTGCTGCCGGCCTCAGACCTCCAAGTTGAAGGCACTGCGCCTGCGCTGTTCGGGAGGCATGCGGCTCACGGCTACCTACCGGTACATCCTCTCCTGTCACTGTGAGGAGTGCAGCTCTTGA